The DNA region ttctgtacggcactttgagatatcagctgatgtacgaagggctatataaatttgatttgatttgatttgatctgtggcattggaaaaatgctcactaacagggatgtaaacaaatttgtgcacaaaatttgagagaaatatgtttttgtgtatatggaaaatatctgggatcttttattttagctcatgaaacatgggaccaacactttacatgttacgatTCTGTATATTTCAATGTACATCAGGCTAGATGTATAAGTAATATTACAGTTATGTGAAGGTAAGCTAACAGGAGTATGAGTCACTTGTGGAACAGTCTGTTTTCTCTATCTGCCTGCATTCTACAGATGAAGGATCTCAATTTGATCACCCTTtttgcaggataactttcctgcaatgcaggacatttaaaaaaaacttgtagtgtattttagGTTCAAAACAACACGCTCTTACAGTCTCCCGTCAGAATTAGACATTCCTCCATGTTTCTGAAATGCCAAAATTTAGAAATTGTTTCAAGTGTTTGGTTACTTCTCTGTTCCATGTTGAAGTTAAGGCATTAACTCCGAATTCTTAAGGTAAGGCGTCTGCTTTGTGGGTGTGCTCCCTGGTTTGAGGGGCAGTGGTTTACCGATACAGATCCTTGCGGGGACGGAAGACTGGCTGATCCAAAAAGAGACCCAGGAGAGGACCACCAGCAGGCTGGAGGGAACGTACGTCTCCAGGATGAAGTACAGGATGCTTCTCTTCAGCTCAAAGTGGAAGATCAGCTTGGGGTAGTggcctgtgagagagagagagagaaacagagcgagatgACAGCACAGAGCCATGAGAACAAGTGTGCAAGTAGAACCCAAAAGTTTCCTGAAGGTTTCAATTTACTACCGATCATCAATTTTAAAAGATGAACGTGGCTAACATTTATAGGTCGATTATAATTTATGTTGAGTTGCTTGTCATGCCCAAAATTGCCAAAAGCTTCATGCTGATAAATATCATTTTAGGTACCCCTAAGTAAATGTGTCACGCACGTTAATGTTTAATCTGTCACAAGAGACTAAAACTAAACAGTAGCCAAACGGTAGGTGCATGTGTGAAAGGATAATGTTAGATGTAGGACGTGAAAGTTGAACCTGTTTCATAGATGGCCTCAGACGCAGATGTGTAGTGGTCCTCTACTGTGTACTGTGCCAGACGCAGCGTATCCAAACCACTGACCGACTCATTCCCTCTGGTCCAGTAGAACATCACATCATTGATGTTGtagccccctgtatatatatatagagagagagaaggagagagagagagagaagaaagatgaTGTCAAGTCTGTCTTTGACAGGTAGGTAATGGGGGTCTATTGCACTAAGTGGCTATATGTTTTGAAATTGCACTTTATCACACATACCAATGTACTACTTATGCATCTAAAATACAAACTACCCTCCATAAAATAATTAATAAAGGTTAGCTGGTCACTGAGCTGTAAGTGTGTGACAGCCACAAGCAAGCTTCACAATGTTAATGTTTTATTCAAACTACTTTttattaaatatgttttattaaATAAGTAACGTAGAGCAACAGCCCTCCATTGCTCATTGTGAAGAACTGTGACAGTAAGACTGAATAGGAAATGCTAATGCAAATGCGGGGCAAAAGAAGGCCAGAAGGAAAGAGCGGCAATGAGGACATCACAGCTTTAAGTTTCCTTCCTGCCTAACACCCCAGTGGGTGATTCATACATATTTCACATCTTATATATATCAGGACCTTACATAatcccagtggtggaaaaagtactcaattgtcatacttgagtaaaagtaaggataccttcatagaaattgactcaagtaaaagttactcagtaaaatactacttgagtaaaagtctaaaatgtacttaagtatctgtcatgccctgatctgtttcacctgtcttgtgattgtctccacccccctccaggtgtcgcttatttccctggtgtatatatccctgtgtttcctatcTTGTATGcctttcaagtcaaccagcggttttcccgtaCTCCTGCTTCTATTCgcttttgctagtcctcctggtttttgacccttgcctgttttctggactccgtacccgcctgcctgaacattctgcctgccctgacctcgaggcCTGCCttccactctgtacctcctggactctcaACTGGTTtggaccttttgcctgtccacgaccattcccttgcctaccccttttggattgtttaataaatatcaagactcaaaccatctgcctcccgtgtctgcatctgtgtcTCGCCGTGTGCCCTTTATAGTATCAAGAGTAAAAGTCTAAACcaattaaaattccttatattaagcaaatccgATGGCACAATTTTCGTTTTTATTGATGGAAGCCAGGGgctcactccaacactcagacatgatttacaaacaaagcatttgtgtccagtgagtccgccagatcagaggcagtagggatgttctcttgataagtgttttCAATTTTCCTGtccaaatgtaatgagtacttttgggtgtcggggaaaatgtatggagtaaaaaatacattattttctttaggaatgtcatgaagtaaaagtaaaaagttGTCAAAAGGATaagtagtaaagtacagatacccccaaaaactacttaagtagtacttcaaattATTTTTACTGGAGTACTTTGCACCTCTGCATAATCCTACAGTCCATCCTACATAGGATTTAGAAGAGCTCACAGTGACACGTTATAACAGTGCACATTACATTTGTTGTAAAGTGCTTACTGAATGTGTACTAAATCTTGAAAGAAGGTTCAGGAGGGCAACTTAATTCCCTTCTATAGTATTTATTGCTGACACGCTTTAGAACAAGCTGTTTACTTTAATTGGCATACATTTATAAGGAATAAAGCCACAAGCTATGTAGGATCAACATTTATTCCTGGCAATATGGCTACAACTCCGAAACAGAAAAGTCTCAAAAGTTCAAAGCCCAACCACCTGGCACTTCAGATGGGCTAAAGCAAACAGTTGAACACAGGTCTGCTCCGAAATACACGTTTTCTGTCCCCATGTCAACCTTGCCTTTGGAGATTCATTATGAGACGTAGTTTAGTTATTGACCTGCAGAGGGAGACGTAGAATAAGATGCCCTACGACGCGGCTGTGACTGGAGGAGAAGAAATCTCCATTAAACTGGGACACACAGAATCCCCATTTCCTGTGTGCTTCATTACATTAAACACTCATTATCTTATGGCTCTTACTCTACCCTCTCACCATCTCCCGAGAGACACAACATGTGTGAAAGTCCAGGGAGTCATAAGTTATTGAGGAAAGTGTGTTTAAATGTAATGTAGAGCACCTTGACGAAAAGTAACAGACATTGAAGCCGATGAGGATCTCTTGTTGTATATTTttcagttttgttttgttttctctaTAACCAACGAATTGTGGAACTCATGATATTTGTGACTGCCGGGTCAGGGCAATGTGCAAATTGGGTATGAAGCGTGTGCCGGGGGCCGTGGTCCTGTGCAATAGCGCGGGAATGGTTACATTAGGAAATTAAGGGGCTGTCTTAAGGTGCTCTGAAGCCTGAAAAGTGTACTGCACTGCAGCCTGGAGAGTCGAAAGCTTTTGCCTCTTAAAATATCCTGCTCACTGAGACACTGAGATGAGTGCATCTTAAAAATGGCTGCATAGAGACTTTTAAAATCTTCAAAACCAAATCTCGCTACAGTATCCTCCACTGTGGTGAGCGTGGTCTCATCATTAAGCAACAATCAAACCTGGCTGTGAATGTCTTCCCGACTCCAGGCCTTTTCTGCTGTCAGTGGCCACTAAAATATGTCACCGCCATATCTATCTAAACACCTGGTGCTCGTCTTCTCTTTAAACTTCCTTGTTGGAAGTAAAGTGTGGGCTGGGGAGCGAGGACGAGCGGGGAGCAATGTTCAATTTTTGGCAGCACATTAAAAATAATTTAACCTCACAGTCTAGCTCTTTTCAGTGTGCTGCTGAAGCAAGGCTGTGGGAGTCTGGGATGCACAGTATACGTTTAACCTGGCAGTAATGTAAAGGGGAAAATCCTTGACTTACCTCGACATGTATTGAGTGGGATGAGTGGGACAGGAGCTCCCTCTGGTTGAGTTTGATGTTGACATGACGTTCGAAGTGTTGCTTTGGCAGCGATTTGGCTATAGCTTAGCACGACTTGCTGTCATTAAAGGTTGTGGAGGCGAGCGAGGAAGAGGGAGTGAGAGCGAgatagagtgggagagaaagagaaggatgaagagagagagagagagagagagagcgaggaagagagaaatgAATGGAAAAAGAGAGACTTCTGCTCTAAACCCTTTGCGTTCCTCCCTTGCTGGCTCCCTGCGATTTTGAGCTTATGTAACACAGAGCTCCAGCTAGAGCTGAGGCTGTATCAGAGACAAGACAGGCGTGATCCCAATATGTGGATGGCTGGTGAGGGCTGGTGACTAGCGTGAAGAGGGTTTTGGGGCCAGCTAAGGATAAGAAGCTGGGCCGACGGGGGCAGACACTGTCCCTGTTTCCATGAGTTACAGGCAGCTTTGGGTAATACAATAAACGGGGAAAGGACACCTACACATGTACACACCCCtgctcactttctctctttcacacacacacacacacacacacacacacacacacacacacacacacacacacacacactctctccctctctgttttgaACAAAACCATCAAACCTAATCATGCCTCACAGCTCCTTCCCTTAGTACTACAGTTGCCAAGGCACCCTAGTAGCAGCTTAGGCAGAGCTCTGTACATTTTCTtactatttatttcacttttaagtATGAATTCTAAGTCTATTTTTTTCCTGCCCGTGAATTCATGGAAAATCAGCTTTcttaaaacaataaacaacaaaaaatagGCTGGTGTATTCGAACCGAATGAAAACacactagctagccaactagctagcttgGTAGCATTACTAGCTCGCTAGTgtgttttgatttgattcaaaTACACCCGTctatttgttgttgtttctacACTCTCCTCGCTGGCAGTGATGATTTCATTGCTCAGGAGATTTCCTCTAAAGTCATGTCGTAAGCTGGCTTTCATCATTATCCTGAGTGTGTGGAGAGCTCAAAAACGTAATCTCGTTTTAAAAGACCAGAGAGTCAACAGCTACAGAGAAGTCGCAGTCAGACGGCGGGGACGGCGAGGCACCGGTGAGACACCTTGAATGGAGATGGAACTGTGTTGACCATATACTCCCTCTGCTCAAGCCATATGGTTCCCTCTTGACTGTTGCTCCATCTGATGGAGGCTTCAAACACTCAAAACGTTCAACTCTTGGCTGAAAATCGTAGTCCAGACCTACTCTGTCATATagctgttttattttatttttttttctttttcaagTGCTTTGAGATTCTCTCTGTAATGAAAAGCACTTTAGAAGATgaatatattattactattattagacAGCCACATGTTGCTGTTTAGCTGTAGAGGTTCATCTGAAGTGAAATCTTACAGCTCTCCAGTTGTAGAGTGCAGGTCTGCTTGTCCATGGGGTACTTGGTCAGGTCCATGTTGCAGGCCACAGTGGTGGTTATCCTGGAGAGATGAGAAGCAAAACGCAAGTCAGTTGTCAACCTCAAAGGTTTCTTTCCCCCCCTTGCAGAACCACCTCGGTGTTTACCCATGTATTCCTTCTGGCCTACCTCTGAAAGCACCACTACAACTGTTTCTGTCCCTGGCCTCTCCGCAATCCTAACCTTCGTTTTTCTGATATCTCATTGAACCCTTTCCCTATAGaaccctctttcactctctatcACCCCTTCCTTGCTCTCCTCCTGCCCCCCTTATCGTGCCCTCTGTCTTCCCTGGCACTTCCAGCTCTGCACACAGCTCCTCTCTGACAGACCCATGTCCCCGGGCAGTGGGCATCTATATATGGAAAATACCTTCATGATTCTACCAGGGGTAGAATTACATTGAGATATGATCACATACGGTGGTGtccgaaatgattgacacccttgataaagatgagcaaaaaggactaaaataaataattcaaatactgagctacatATATGGTCAAAGAAATGGGGAAGTGATATTATTTACACTAAAACAATTGTTCAGAGAAATAATAATAAGTAATACTTGTATATGTTTTTTTCTCCAATAGGTAagggtcaaaattattgacaccctgtcttcaatacatttaaattctTCGCCTTGCAtggataatggcactgagacattttctaaaatgttttatgagttggagaacacattgggagtggTGTTAGACCATTCCTTCGGGATCCTTGATATCCTTGGTCTGCGCGTACGGACTGcactcttcaattcaaaccacaggttttcaatggggttcattTCGACGCCAAGCCCACCACTGGTGGGTTTGGCATTGAAATGACAATGCATAAGCACAAAATAACCCCATACTTacggtaaaatatggtggtggatctttgatgttacaaacacacatgcaGTCACACGCATATGCCATGCACACTGTACAAATACAAGCAAAAGTAAAGCTCACACGTATAGATAGATTGGCATGAAATTaaccatacacatactgtaccagtcaaaactcattgaagggtttttctttattttactattttctacattgtagaataatagtgaagacatcaacactatgaaataacacatatggaatcatgtagtaaccaaaaaattgtcaaacaaattttagattcttcaaagtagccaccatttgccttgatgacagctttgcaccctcttggcattctctcaaccagcttcatgtggtagtcacctggaatgcatttcaattaacaagtgtgccttgttaaatgttaatttgtagaatttctttccttcttaatgcgtttgagccaatcagttgtgttgtaacaaggtaggagTTGTATACAGATatccctatttagtaaaagacaaagtccatactatggcaagaacagctcaaataagcaaagagaaacgacagtccatcattactttaagacacgaaggtcagtcaatctggaaaatttgaagaacttccaaagtttcttcaagtacagtcgcaaaaaccatcaagtgctatgataaagctggctctcatgagtgccgccacaggaaaggaagacccagaatgacctctgctgcagaggatgagttcattagcgTTAACTGTACTTcagattgcagaccaaataaatccTTCACAGGGTTCAAGAaactgacacatctcaacatcaactgttcagaggaatatggccttcatggtcgaatttttgcaaagaaaccactaaaggacaccaataataagatggacattcattttttatttaacctggcaagtcagttaagaacacatttttacttacaatgacagcctagcaaCTGTCAGGGACAGAATGCCAGATTTTCACTTTGgtagcttggggatttgatctagcaacctttcggttactggcccaacactctaaccactaggccacacctgccgccccattagactggtggaaatcagtccaaatgtgagatttttggttccaaccgccgtgtctttgtgagacgcagagtaggtgaacggatgatctccgcatgtgtggtttccaccgtgaagcatggaggaggaggtgtgatggtgtgggggtgctttgctggtgacactgtctgtgacttactgagaattcaaggcacacttaaccagcatggctactacagcattctgcagcgataaaccatcccatctggtttgcgcttagtagaactatcatttgtttttcaacaggacaatgacccaacagacctccaggctatgtaaggactatttgaccaagaaggagtgtgatagagtgctgcattagatgacctggcctccacaatcacctgacctcaacccaattgagatggtttgggatgagttggactgcagagtgaaggaaaagcatccaacatgTGCTCAgtatgtgtgggaactccttcaagactgttggaaaagcatcccaggtgaagttggttgagagaatgccaagactgtgcaaagatattttgtacaatgtagaaaattgcgaaaataagaaaaacccttgaatgggtaggtgtgtaaACTTTGGATTGGTACTGTCTGTGTTCACTCACATGATACAGAACAATGCAGTGTATCATTGATGGGGGTTGTGAATCAATAAGCAGAAGCCTACCGGTCCAAACAAGTCAGTACCACAGACAGCACCTATATTCCTTTACCCCTATAGAAAATTCAAGGTGTGCCAATAAGCAGAAGCAGAGACATGCTGTTTGTTCGTTCGGCACCACCCCAGCTGGGGTGTGTTCAGTTCGCTTCAACGTTTGCCTTGTTGCGTGATGGTTTGTACTGAATAACACATTTCCTTTGAGGTACATTTGCTCCTGCTTGGTTGGTACGGTGAGGTGTGGCCTGATCAATATGGGTTTGACCATCTGAAATCACAAAACTGCTGAATGTTTCTGCCATCTGGGCCACCATAATCACAACGTTTTTCAACTGATTGTTCAGTACAGTGCCGTTTCCGTTGAATTCAACGTTGTACACCGTCGTACTGAACGTAACCCAGTGTAAACAAATCATTGTTCTTAATTGACCTgcctggtaaaaaaaaattgaataaatGAAAAAGGGACTTATCTAATTCCAATAGTTCAAGGACTTTGCATTGTTggatccatctgtgtgtgtgtgtgtgtgtgtgtgtgtgtgtgtgtgtgtgtgtgtgtgtgtgtgtgtgtgtgtgcatgcgtgcgtgtgtgcatccCTGTGCGCACACTTGCATGCATtcgtgagtgcatgtgtgtgcatgtgtgtttctcCCACCTCAGGGCGTAGAGCACCGTTCCATTGGGGAAGATCCTGATCAGCCTGTTCTCCACAGTGATGTCATGGAGGAAGGACTTTTTGGAGTCTACGATGAAGGTGTCTGGTACCCAGAGCAGCTCCACCAGCCTGCCGTCCAGACTCAGGCTCTTGTTACCCTCAAACACCAGGCGCTCGTCTGTCCAGCGCTGACGCAGGAAGATAGTGGCCGTGTAGTCCTAAAGTTCAATTTCCAAAGGTCACCATATTGCAGTTGTACTGCAATAACATTACAACTTCAAGTCTAAACACTGATTATGTAACATAATAAACATACTGGAATGTAATATGTATTTTATTATCACAATGTACAATGTGTCATATGATACAGGAAGTTGTCTCACCATGTTGATCTCTGATATGGTGTCAATGCTGGCAATGTCCAAACTCATGCCCACAGTCACTGGCCCATCTACAGAGATgagagatagacacacagagaaagggtgagaggggaaggaggagaataacagatagagagagagatgtccttgcTTTACTTTCCGTGTCAATAAAGTATACTGAATTGTACTCAacactgagagagggagggacagaaagagagaaagaaagaacaagGGAAACTGACATGAAAGAGAAAGAGTGGATTCAGAACACCGTGAGGAATCATAAAAGGAAAATGAAAGTAGTGTTATTCAAAATGCCTCAAGACAAAAAAAGGAAGCACGTTTAAGAAACGTATTGTTGAATACTTCACATCAGTGGCAACAGCAAGTGTCGCATGCAGCCTCACACATATAAGAATGctcctcttttccccctctctcgtttcctctctttctttcacttacCCACTCTCATTCttgtactgtataacactgtagTATTTCTGCTTTTGCTTGCCAAAAAACACAGTCACCTAACTTTTGTGCATGTGTAAccctgtatgtatgcatgtatgcaaGTCTGGACCCCCAGGAAGAGAAGTGGCTGTGATTGTAACAGCTAATTGGaatccaaataaataaatacatgcgTGCATACCAAGCTCACCTACACTGAGgactgtagatagagagagaatgtgtacgtgtgtttgtatttatgtgtgtgcatTTCCATCCTTTCCAGGAAGCTGACCTCTTGTGTGGGGTTCATGGCAATCCGGAGTGCACTCATCTCTGCTAATTACATTTGCTCTGATTCGGTTCAGTCTCAGCGATCACTAATCAAACATTAGGCACGTTTAGAGGGATTCTCCGAAGCAGCAACAATGACACTGACAAGGGATTTGTGAGAACTACAAACACTGTGCGGAGGATCAAAGGCTACCATACCTTTATGACACTGACCAGGGATTTGTGAGAACTACAAACACTGTGCGGAGGATCAAAGGCCACCATACCTTTATGTCACTGTCTCAAGGTTACACTGTATGTACGGATTCCATATTAGGAAGTCACACTGAGTATGCATGGGAATTGTGTCTGCTCAGACAAATAACATACTTTGTCAGGTGCTTACTCTTGATATTAATAGCCTAGCCCTATGAATCAAATCACCATCTGTGTTAATGTGTTTTGTATCATGTATTTATTAGTATTTAGTAAAAGCGAATGTTCGTCATTCACATACTGGGCTATGCATTGGGAATGAGATCGCTTCCATCTGCCAGCTAAAAGCTCGGGGAGATTTATGCTTAGCCAAAATATGGTAATATTGAAATGAATATGGGAATATGGTAagccacacaatcacacagacaacaaaaaaaacacgtgCACAAATGCACACTGACGCACACaagcagacacatacacacacacacacacacacacacacacacacacacacaaacagctccTTTGAGCCTCATCTCATTTTCCAGGGATGTGTGCAATTTCCCTTACTGTCAAAAAAAGGCCTGAGGTACTTGTTGTATCCTTTCATCAGCTTCTGAATGGTGGGAGGCagaatctctccctctttcacttcaGCGCTGAGCAGCGAGTTCTCTAACATCCTGAGGAGAAGAAAAGAACGGCAAAAGAACAAATTCAATAATTTAGTGTCCTTCCCCTCAGTGCACTTATCCTCAGTGGATATCAAATGGTTCCTGCTATTCAGCCTGACTATCCTATCTCTGTGCTTAGCCCGTTGAGCTCAACAGTACTTTCTCAATAACATAAGCTGTGGCAAGAGAAGCACCAGATTAATAGGcctgcaaacaatttggaatgaAAAGGGAGAAAAGAACAAAACTCATTTTTCATAATTGGTTTACTTCGATCCGAACTGGGTCAGAAAACATGAAACATTCCATCATCAGCAATCTTCCCCATCTTCCTCTACACGCTTGACTCTGCTCATCTCCTGAGCTCAGATCAGCTTCCATATGCACTTCCAATGATTGTTCTCTTTAAAGGCATGTAGCGTTGTAGGGAGATGATTATTTCACCAGGGATTGAGGGGAGAAAAACACTGTAGAACACATTCAAGCACCTTCCCCTGTGGTAGTGCTGTCCGTTTGTGCAAAACAATCTGGAATCTAAATATGCTCGCAAATTGATGAAGCCCTGGAGCTTAGTTAGCAATGTAATGACCATTGAAGGAAAGCAGATTAGGCCAAGTGTAGTAGGCAgatacagtacattcatctccataCGCTAGcagagatgtacagtgccttgcgaaagtattcggcccccttgaactttgcgaccttttgccacatttcaggcttcaaacataaagatataaaacggtatttttttgtgaagaatcaacaacaagtgggacacaatcatgaagtggaacgacatttattggatatttcaaacttttttaacaaatcaaaaactgaaaaattgggcgtgcaaaattattcagcccctttactttcagtgcagcaaactctctccagaagttcagtgaggatctctgaatgatccaatgttgacctaaatgactaatgatgataaatacaatccacctgtgtgtaatcaagtctccgtataaatgcacctgcactgtgatagtctcagaggtccgttaaaagcgcagagagcatcatgaagaacaaggaacacaccaggcaggtccgagatactgttgtgaagaagttcaaagccagatttggatacaaaaagatttcccaagctttaaacatcccaaggagcactgtgcaagcgataatattgaaatggaaggagtatcagaccactgcaaatctaccaagacctggccgtccctctaaactttcagctcatacaaggagaagactgatcagagatgcagccaagaggcccatgatcactctggatgaactgcagagatctacagctgaggtgggagactctgcccATAGGACAAcattcagtcgtatattgcacaaatctggcctttatggaagagtggcaagaagaaagctatttcttaaagatatccataaaaagtgttgtttaaagtttgccacaagccacctgggagacacaccaaacatgtggaagaaggtgctctggtcagatg from Oncorhynchus mykiss isolate Arlee chromosome 1, USDA_OmykA_1.1, whole genome shotgun sequence includes:
- the LOC110526858 gene encoding gamma-aminobutyric acid receptor subunit pi, with product MMAVLHSGVRVFIMLLISRMLENSLLSAEVKEGEILPPTIQKLMKGYNKYLRPFFDNGPVTVGMSLDIASIDTISEINMDYTATIFLRQRWTDERLVFEGNKSLSLDGRLVELLWVPDTFIVDSKKSFLHDITVENRLIRIFPNGTVLYALRITTTVACNMDLTKYPMDKQTCTLQLESWGYNINDVMFYWTRGNESVSGLDTLRLAQYTVEDHYTSASEAIYETGHYPKLIFHFELKRSILYFILETYVPSSLLVVLSWVSFWISQSSVPARICIGVTTVLTMTTLMMGARTSLPNANCFIKAIDVYLGICFSFIFGALIEYAVAHFCTLNHPDANIVMYGHQMGGFDEEMNGMVTTIAAENNRAKRRKEKAAADEAALAPTAELELYPSSPTGSEPKPEAPEEPPNRCLIILVLLRKVLRRAANCCHVENPHLIDNYSRMTFPLSFVFVNLLYWTYYLYL